A genomic region of uncultured Roseibium sp. contains the following coding sequences:
- a CDS encoding endonuclease/exonuclease/phosphatase family protein — protein MTSFERLLTLGLLVCVGASAGSVLAPVGWPFELLSHFQAQIALAGVVLLVLLWVIRRRALALLAGLLCAFSIWQMDIGSATRFAEASASDGVEVKVAAANLFGRPDALARLSAAHRNEAFDILVLTELPSPADAALLSRFPDLSHIAGSPRQATFGRPGAVVLSRLPLREVETVRVGQNGVAITKASYCLGNRPSCLTVFAIHPLPPITPALYERQKSILEEVARQLQETDGAALVAGDFNAVSWSPLMTAFQGRADVRKVACGARWSPTWLVPVPGFGLELDHLFIKGAVRKKTCRVGSFLWSDHWPIMSELLLVDPGAD, from the coding sequence ATGACTTCGTTTGAACGGCTTTTAACCCTGGGACTTCTGGTGTGTGTGGGCGCAAGTGCGGGGTCCGTTCTGGCACCTGTCGGATGGCCTTTCGAACTGCTGTCGCATTTCCAGGCCCAGATCGCGTTGGCGGGCGTCGTGCTGCTCGTGCTGTTGTGGGTGATCCGGCGGCGGGCACTGGCGCTTCTGGCCGGTCTTCTTTGTGCGTTCTCCATCTGGCAGATGGACATCGGAAGCGCTACACGCTTCGCCGAGGCGTCCGCATCAGATGGTGTCGAGGTCAAGGTTGCCGCTGCAAACCTGTTCGGCAGGCCGGACGCACTTGCGCGCCTGTCCGCGGCGCACCGAAACGAAGCGTTCGACATTCTGGTCCTGACGGAGCTGCCGTCCCCGGCAGATGCTGCGCTTCTTTCAAGGTTTCCGGACCTGAGCCACATTGCCGGATCGCCGCGACAGGCAACCTTTGGCCGGCCAGGCGCTGTCGTCCTGTCTCGCTTGCCGCTAAGGGAAGTTGAAACCGTGCGCGTCGGCCAGAATGGTGTCGCAATCACGAAGGCAAGCTATTGCCTTGGGAACCGCCCTTCCTGCTTGACGGTTTTTGCGATTCACCCGCTCCCGCCGATTACACCTGCTCTCTACGAGCGCCAGAAGTCGATCCTCGAGGAAGTCGCGCGGCAGCTGCAGGAGACAGATGGTGCGGCCCTGGTTGCGGGCGACTTCAACGCGGTCTCCTGGTCACCTCTCATGACGGCGTTTCAGGGCCGGGCCGATGTCCGGAAAGTCGCCTGCGGCGCACGCTGGAGCCCGACATGGCTCGTGCCTGTTCCAGGTTTCGGCCTCGAACTGGATCATCTCTTCATCAAGGGAGCTGTCCGGAAGAAAACCTGCCGGGTCGGTTCGTTTCTTTGGTCTGATCACTGGCCGATCATGTCAGAGCTTCTGCTCGTCGACCCGGGTGCCGATTGA
- a CDS encoding DUF2834 domain-containing protein — MKSFYLAAAFIGTLVPWIFFGGFVAENGINLPLFVAMIFATKPASGFAADLLICCAVFWLWSWRDAREAGIRGWWLTVPAVWLVGLSLALPLYLWLRERAGEDE, encoded by the coding sequence ATGAAATCATTTTATCTTGCCGCCGCCTTCATCGGGACCCTGGTGCCCTGGATCTTTTTCGGCGGATTCGTTGCGGAAAACGGGATCAACCTTCCGCTCTTTGTTGCCATGATCTTTGCAACGAAACCAGCCAGCGGGTTCGCCGCGGATCTGCTGATCTGTTGCGCCGTCTTCTGGCTCTGGTCGTGGCGCGATGCGCGTGAGGCCGGTATCCGCGGCTGGTGGCTTACGGTCCCTGCGGTCTGGCTCGTCGGCCTGTCCCTCGCCCTGCCGCTTTACCTGTGGCTTCGGGAACGCGCTGGCGAGGACGAATGA
- the bla gene encoding class A beta-lactamase, giving the protein MSNRRFALLGVLLPLLSGVPAEAAGFDPAPVAAAVEDAQARLSARVGVAIIDTQTGRTWSNRGDERFPLNSTFKAFLCAALLDAAEKGTADPKRKVVVQESDIVSYSPVMEKHVGGKGFSVAELCEVTVTISDNAAANLVMAELGGPEGVTAYLRRIGDDKTRIDRWEPESNTGIPGDERDTTTPRAAAETLRKLVLGDALAPQARAMLTSWLEGNKVGNATLRAGIPKGWRIADKTGAGANGSRNNIAVIWPEGRDPVVVAIYITQTTAAFQTRNKAIADIGTALAESVD; this is encoded by the coding sequence TTGAGCAATCGCAGGTTTGCCCTCCTGGGTGTTTTGTTGCCACTCCTGTCGGGTGTCCCCGCCGAAGCAGCCGGTTTTGACCCGGCCCCCGTCGCAGCAGCTGTCGAGGACGCTCAAGCGCGTTTGTCCGCAAGGGTCGGTGTGGCAATCATCGACACGCAAACCGGCAGAACCTGGTCGAACAGGGGCGACGAGCGCTTTCCGCTCAACAGCACCTTCAAGGCGTTCCTGTGCGCTGCGCTTCTGGATGCGGCAGAAAAGGGAACCGCGGATCCGAAGCGCAAGGTGGTGGTGCAGGAGAGCGACATCGTTTCCTATTCGCCCGTGATGGAAAAGCATGTCGGCGGAAAGGGTTTCTCGGTCGCGGAGCTGTGCGAGGTCACCGTCACGATCAGCGATAATGCGGCCGCGAACCTCGTCATGGCCGAACTCGGCGGTCCGGAGGGCGTGACGGCCTATCTCCGGCGGATCGGCGATGACAAGACCCGCATCGACCGCTGGGAACCGGAATCGAACACCGGCATTCCGGGCGACGAAAGGGACACGACCACACCGCGCGCGGCCGCCGAAACACTCCGGAAACTGGTTCTGGGCGATGCCCTGGCCCCGCAGGCGAGGGCGATGCTCACATCCTGGCTGGAAGGCAACAAGGTTGGCAACGCGACCCTGCGCGCAGGCATTCCGAAGGGTTGGCGGATTGCCGACAAGACCGGGGCAGGGGCCAACGGGTCGCGCAACAACATTGCCGTCATCTGGCCGGAGGGCCGTGATCCCGTGGTCGTCGCGATCTACATCACCCAGACAACAGCCGCATTCCAGACGCGCAACAAGGCAATTGCCGATATTGGTACCGCGCTGGCTGAGAGCGTCGACTGA
- the mnmD gene encoding tRNA (5-methylaminomethyl-2-thiouridine)(34)-methyltransferase MnmD has translation MPQVTGAGNGTTDMKPNGAPELEWLDGDVPSARRFGDTYFSKAGGLEETRHVFIGGNRLPERLRGRERFTIAELGFGTGLNLLTTLEMVAALERAPKLVFLSFELYPLSADQLERALAAFPALSALRDELLRAWAPAPGWNRMTIAGAELLLGVGDARDLISGLVVEGRPEIDGGTVIPQVDAWYLDGFSPAKNPELWDPDLLAKAADLTAPGGTLATYTAAGWVRRNLQAAGFLIEKKPGFAGKREMIVGRKDGARSRLLCRCSREPVTKGTHGAGFGA, from the coding sequence ACCCGAGCTGGAATGGCTGGACGGCGATGTGCCGAGTGCGAGGCGTTTCGGCGACACCTATTTCTCCAAGGCTGGAGGTCTTGAGGAAACCCGGCATGTGTTCATCGGCGGCAATCGGCTGCCGGAGCGCTTGCGGGGCAGAGAGCGTTTCACCATTGCCGAACTCGGCTTCGGAACAGGACTGAACCTCCTGACGACGCTTGAAATGGTGGCCGCATTGGAAAGAGCGCCAAAGCTCGTGTTCCTGTCGTTCGAGCTTTACCCGCTGTCCGCTGATCAACTGGAACGCGCGCTCGCCGCCTTCCCGGCGCTTTCCGCCCTGAGGGACGAGCTGCTTCGCGCGTGGGCACCGGCACCGGGCTGGAACCGGATGACGATTGCCGGTGCGGAGCTTCTGCTCGGCGTCGGCGATGCGCGGGACTTGATTTCGGGTCTTGTCGTGGAAGGCCGGCCCGAGATCGACGGTGGCACGGTCATTCCGCAAGTGGATGCCTGGTATCTCGACGGGTTCAGCCCCGCGAAGAACCCGGAGCTGTGGGACCCGGACCTCCTGGCGAAAGCCGCGGACCTGACTGCGCCGGGCGGAACCCTCGCGACCTATACCGCCGCAGGCTGGGTTCGCCGCAATCTTCAGGCGGCTGGGTTCCTGATCGAAAAGAAACCGGGATTTGCCGGCAAACGCGAGATGATCGTCGGGCGGAAAGACGGAGCCCGTTCACGGCTGCTCTGTCGCTGTTCCCGTGAGCCAGTCACGAAAGGCACGCATGGCGCTGGGTTCGGCGCGTGA
- a CDS encoding LysR family transcriptional regulator yields MDLSRIPLNALRAFEASARLQSFTRAGLELRVSQTAVSHQVKLLEETLQVSLFKRGSRGVTLTDEGQALLPVLSDAFRRMSDALSRFEDGNFRDVLTVGVVNSFATGWLLPRLQAFSNLHPEIDIRLKTNNNRADLLEDGLDCFLRFGDGAWHGTEAVNLFEAKLCPVCSPATADRLSEPADLFHENLLRSYRQNEWALWFQAVALPPPRSRGWMFDSSLSIVEAAAQGAGVGLVPVRLFERDLETGRIVKPFEAGIVTGSYWLTWLKSRAEPSAMRAFRDWLTGTATEQP; encoded by the coding sequence ATGGATCTTTCGAGAATACCACTCAACGCGCTCCGGGCGTTCGAGGCCTCGGCACGGCTGCAGAGTTTCACCCGTGCGGGGCTGGAGCTTCGGGTGTCGCAGACCGCGGTGAGCCACCAGGTGAAACTGCTTGAGGAAACGCTGCAGGTGTCGCTCTTCAAGCGGGGATCGCGCGGCGTCACGCTGACCGATGAGGGCCAGGCACTGCTGCCGGTCCTCTCCGATGCCTTCCGGCGCATGAGCGATGCGCTGAGCCGGTTCGAGGATGGAAACTTCCGGGATGTCCTGACCGTCGGGGTCGTCAACAGCTTTGCCACGGGTTGGCTCCTGCCCCGGTTGCAAGCCTTTTCGAACCTTCATCCGGAGATCGACATCCGGCTGAAGACGAACAACAACCGCGCGGACCTCCTCGAGGACGGACTGGACTGTTTCCTTCGTTTCGGCGATGGCGCCTGGCATGGAACGGAAGCCGTCAACCTGTTCGAGGCCAAACTCTGTCCGGTCTGCTCACCCGCGACTGCCGACCGCTTGAGCGAACCGGCCGACCTCTTTCACGAAAACCTGCTGAGATCCTACAGGCAGAACGAATGGGCGCTCTGGTTCCAGGCAGTTGCCCTGCCGCCGCCCAGAAGCCGCGGCTGGATGTTCGATTCGTCGCTCTCCATCGTCGAGGCGGCCGCACAAGGTGCCGGGGTCGGCCTCGTCCCCGTTCGCCTGTTCGAGCGCGATCTTGAGACCGGGCGGATCGTCAAACCCTTCGAAGCCGGTATCGTGACAGGCAGCTACTGGCTGACCTGGCTGAAGTCACGCGCCGAACCCAGCGCCATGCGTGCCTTTCGTGACTGGCTCACGGGAACAGCGACAGAGCAGCCGTGA
- a CDS encoding RidA family protein, with the protein MLPIHHMVGDAPQPVAPFSHAVEADGWIYVTGQMPTFPDDPDAPLPDGIEAQTRRVMENLRLVLAGVGLGLEHAVFARVYLTEFKRDYARMNETYRAFFPPDKLPGRTCVGVSGLAVDALVEIDLVAKRP; encoded by the coding sequence ATGCTTCCAATCCATCACATGGTCGGCGACGCGCCGCAGCCCGTTGCACCGTTTTCCCATGCCGTTGAGGCTGACGGCTGGATCTATGTTACCGGTCAGATGCCGACATTTCCGGACGATCCCGATGCGCCGTTGCCGGACGGTATCGAGGCGCAGACCAGACGGGTGATGGAAAATCTCAGGCTTGTGCTGGCAGGCGTCGGCCTCGGTCTGGAACACGCGGTCTTTGCGCGTGTCTACCTGACCGAGTTCAAGCGTGACTATGCCAGGATGAACGAGACCTACAGGGCGTTCTTCCCGCCGGACAAGCTGCCGGGCCGCACCTGTGTGGGCGTCTCCGGTCTGGCCGTGGATGCCCTGGTCGAAATCGATCTGGTCGCCAAACGGCCTTAG
- a CDS encoding FUSC family protein, translating to MLQTVSRTLSRLYRYDPGGLRLVRGIHLTLAVVAAALVADRVGGLVQGVPGFALAVICASSAAHVLMFTPVSTRRRESGELVRFGAVLTGLAAAGALIGTLSGNAAPTVLQLIWIGVIAIGFALDGLGPFWLRAGRMISIFWLFVIMSSTPQSPGLWLPLMTALGALIALLARIGLWRPSARRTYERVAVANRKAIAGYLDRAATGRSRSDKTSRAALHDLAGLRAELELSAELAGAEGELRGLSAEAVAMMRLALEVVRNGVEALSEDARDDLLANETYLRSLKEVLRRVETGQDRPEAKRPDMEWARGADRFDKKDTFQILRIAQAFDRLWQLSGGDEVIEVAAKDGPVGEKRSGFWTRISWRLAAQASVAAAVGYGIGHVFQLSHAYWITITVIVVLCSSLGATIHKTAQRTAGTLAGFVVAMLLEPLLSKVPEFRLFLIVALLPPIIILFERNYGIAVGIISFMVLIGLEAMTGLPVSEFWDRLYDTLIGAGAGLAAAWLLFPRRSGEGVKGLASAYLLSCKTFLSETGDTSGTDQAAYSSLKDKARDLMGAAQNYRAEQIPWASSARTSGDLDVLVIVLADYVILYRQARNAIRTEVAQNRREPSVGDLLERMDKRVLEEFDAVLQNRSQQTVPGLAEEWLAAMPAPETADIDLMTDWVATLYYARKVVRCLQGLRQEHIWTATSDLNAVAPET from the coding sequence ATGCTTCAAACCGTCTCCCGAACCCTGTCGCGCCTTTATCGATACGACCCGGGGGGCCTGCGCCTTGTCAGGGGCATCCATCTGACGCTTGCGGTTGTCGCCGCGGCGCTTGTCGCCGATCGGGTCGGCGGTTTGGTGCAGGGCGTTCCGGGCTTTGCCCTTGCCGTCATCTGCGCGTCGTCGGCCGCACATGTGCTCATGTTCACCCCGGTTTCAACCAGGCGGCGCGAGTCCGGCGAGCTGGTGCGCTTCGGTGCCGTTCTGACGGGCCTGGCAGCCGCTGGTGCGCTTATCGGCACCCTGTCCGGCAACGCTGCGCCCACGGTGCTTCAGCTGATCTGGATCGGCGTGATCGCGATTGGGTTCGCGCTCGACGGCCTCGGGCCTTTCTGGCTGCGGGCAGGGCGCATGATCTCGATTTTCTGGCTCTTCGTGATCATGTCCAGCACGCCCCAGTCTCCGGGCCTCTGGCTGCCGCTCATGACGGCGCTGGGCGCTCTGATTGCGCTCCTGGCGCGGATCGGACTGTGGCGGCCATCGGCTCGCCGAACCTACGAGCGCGTCGCCGTTGCCAACCGAAAGGCGATTGCCGGTTATCTTGACCGGGCCGCGACCGGCCGCTCGCGCAGTGACAAGACCAGCCGGGCGGCCCTTCACGACCTTGCCGGACTTCGTGCAGAACTGGAACTCTCCGCGGAACTGGCAGGCGCCGAAGGAGAGCTGCGCGGCCTGTCCGCGGAAGCCGTGGCGATGATGCGACTGGCGCTGGAGGTGGTGCGAAATGGGGTCGAAGCGCTCTCAGAAGACGCTCGCGACGATCTTCTCGCCAATGAAACCTACCTGAGGTCCCTGAAGGAGGTTTTGCGGCGCGTTGAAACCGGTCAGGACAGGCCGGAGGCAAAGCGGCCTGACATGGAATGGGCCCGCGGCGCTGACAGGTTCGACAAGAAGGACACGTTTCAGATCCTCCGGATTGCGCAGGCCTTTGACCGTTTGTGGCAGCTTTCCGGGGGAGACGAGGTGATCGAAGTCGCGGCAAAAGATGGGCCTGTCGGAGAAAAGAGGTCAGGTTTCTGGACCCGGATTTCCTGGCGGCTCGCGGCGCAGGCGAGCGTCGCTGCCGCCGTCGGCTACGGCATCGGCCACGTCTTTCAGTTGAGCCACGCCTATTGGATCACGATCACCGTCATCGTGGTTCTGTGCAGCAGTCTCGGTGCGACCATTCACAAGACGGCACAGCGGACCGCCGGGACGCTGGCCGGGTTTGTGGTGGCGATGCTGTTGGAACCGCTACTGTCGAAAGTACCGGAATTCAGGCTGTTCCTGATCGTGGCGCTGCTGCCGCCGATCATCATCCTGTTCGAGCGCAACTACGGTATCGCCGTCGGGATCATCAGTTTCATGGTGCTGATCGGTCTGGAAGCCATGACCGGTCTGCCGGTCTCCGAGTTCTGGGACCGGCTTTACGACACCCTGATTGGCGCGGGTGCCGGACTGGCGGCCGCCTGGCTGCTGTTTCCAAGGCGCAGCGGCGAGGGGGTCAAGGGGCTGGCGAGCGCCTATCTGCTCTCGTGCAAGACCTTTCTGAGCGAAACCGGAGACACCTCCGGGACGGACCAGGCCGCATATTCGTCCTTGAAAGACAAGGCCCGGGACCTGATGGGCGCCGCGCAGAATTACCGTGCGGAGCAGATCCCATGGGCGTCGAGTGCGCGCACAAGCGGAGATCTAGATGTCCTTGTGATCGTTCTTGCCGACTACGTCATCCTCTACCGTCAGGCGCGCAATGCCATTCGGACGGAAGTCGCGCAAAACCGGCGGGAGCCTTCGGTTGGCGATCTGCTGGAACGCATGGACAAGCGCGTCCTTGAGGAATTCGATGCCGTGCTGCAGAACAGGTCGCAGCAAACGGTGCCGGGCCTTGCGGAAGAGTGGCTGGCTGCGATGCCGGCACCCGAAACGGCGGACATCGACCTGATGACCGACTGGGTGGCAACGCTCTACTACGCCCGGAAAGTGGTGCGCTGCCTGCAGGGGCTCCGGCAGGAACACATCTGGACTGCAACTTCGGACCTGAACGCGGTTGCCCCTGAAACCTGA
- a CDS encoding IS110 family transposase → MTRLERAPAAVAGIDVSKDTLAVFDEARQCLSTVRNSPAAVRKMIAGLAPGTMVIFEPTGGFEALLAAELAAQGIASHRADTLKVKAFIKSFGRLAKTDAIDAKALAHYGRERWNLLGLYQPADKRQAQLAALVARRQDLLAIKTAETNRSKAPGNPLISRSCKTVIACLCRQIEKIDNDIEQMIAACQTLTRRARIYRSLPGVGPRTAIALLATMPELGTLTRRQAASLAGLAPHPRDSGTLKGYRKMRGGRPQVRQNLFMAALVGARVEGPLRTFYQRLIKNGKKPIVAVAAIMRKIIVILNARARDEITTMS, encoded by the coding sequence ATGACCCGTCTTGAAAGAGCTCCGGCCGCGGTTGCCGGAATTGATGTTTCCAAAGACACCCTGGCCGTCTTTGACGAGGCCCGCCAGTGCCTGTCCACCGTGCGCAACAGCCCGGCAGCCGTTCGCAAGATGATCGCCGGTCTCGCCCCTGGAACGATGGTGATCTTTGAGCCCACCGGCGGCTTTGAGGCGCTGCTGGCAGCAGAGCTGGCCGCGCAAGGCATTGCGAGCCACCGGGCAGATACCTTGAAAGTCAAAGCCTTTATCAAGTCCTTCGGCCGCCTGGCCAAAACCGATGCGATCGACGCCAAGGCCTTGGCCCACTATGGCCGGGAACGCTGGAACCTCCTGGGTCTCTATCAGCCAGCAGACAAACGTCAGGCCCAACTGGCTGCCCTGGTCGCCCGCCGCCAGGACCTCCTGGCGATCAAAACTGCGGAAACAAACCGCTCCAAGGCTCCAGGAAATCCACTCATCTCAAGGTCCTGCAAGACTGTGATCGCCTGTCTTTGCCGTCAGATTGAAAAGATCGACAATGACATCGAGCAGATGATTGCCGCCTGTCAAACCTTGACCCGCCGCGCCCGGATCTACCGCTCCCTGCCGGGTGTCGGACCAAGAACGGCCATTGCCTTGCTGGCAACAATGCCGGAGCTTGGCACCCTGACACGAAGGCAGGCCGCCTCCCTGGCAGGTCTTGCGCCACACCCAAGAGACAGCGGCACATTGAAGGGTTACAGGAAAATGCGAGGAGGTCGGCCCCAAGTGCGTCAAAACCTCTTCATGGCAGCCCTGGTCGGAGCAAGGGTAGAAGGACCATTACGTACCTTCTATCAACGCCTTATCAAAAACGGAAAGAAACCAATCGTCGCCGTCGCTGCCATCATGAGAAAGATAATCGTAATCCTAAACGCAAGGGCAAGAGACGAAATCACGACAATGAGTTGA
- the ettA gene encoding energy-dependent translational throttle protein EttA, with translation MARQFIYHMHGLSKAYNDKKVLDNIHLSFYPDAKIGILGPNGAGKSTLLKIMAGIDKEYSGEAWAAEGAKVGYLPQEPQLDNSKTVMENIMEGVAHKQAKLDRYNELMMDYSDETAEEAATLQDEIDAQDLWNLESQVEMAMEALRCPPSDSGVESLSGGERRRVALCKLLLSEPDLLLLDEPTNHLDAETVHWLERHLREFKGSVLIITHDRYFLDNVTGWILELDRGRGIPYEGNYSVYLEKKTKRMEQEGRENMARSKAISREREWMGMSPKGRQTKSKARIRAYQDLVAMQEERQPTIEQILIPVGERLGANVIDLEGVSKGFGDRLLIEDLSFKLPRGGIVGVIGPNGAGKSTLFKMLTGQEKPDGGNVVIGDSVQLGYVDQSRDALDPDKTVWEEISGGAEVIYLDDKEINSRAYCSSFNFKGPAQQAKVGDLSGGQRNRVHLAKVLKKGANVLLLDEPTNDLDTETLAALEDALENYAGCAVVISHDRMFLDRLATHMLAFEGDSHVEWFEGNFEDYEKDKVRRLGAHAADPRRIKYKPLTR, from the coding sequence ATGGCGCGCCAGTTCATCTATCACATGCATGGCCTCTCCAAGGCCTATAACGACAAGAAAGTCCTCGACAACATCCATCTCTCTTTCTACCCGGACGCCAAGATCGGCATCCTGGGCCCGAACGGGGCGGGCAAGTCGACGCTTCTGAAGATCATGGCCGGCATCGACAAGGAATATTCCGGCGAGGCCTGGGCCGCCGAGGGCGCCAAGGTCGGCTACCTGCCGCAGGAGCCGCAGCTCGACAATTCCAAGACGGTCATGGAAAACATCATGGAAGGCGTTGCCCACAAGCAGGCCAAGCTCGACCGCTACAACGAGCTGATGATGGACTATTCGGACGAAACCGCCGAAGAGGCCGCCACGCTTCAGGACGAGATCGACGCCCAGGACCTGTGGAACCTGGAAAGCCAGGTTGAAATGGCGATGGAAGCGCTGCGCTGCCCACCCTCCGACAGCGGCGTTGAAAGCCTGTCCGGCGGTGAGCGCCGCCGCGTTGCGCTCTGCAAGCTGCTCCTGTCCGAGCCGGATCTCCTGCTTCTCGACGAACCGACCAACCACCTGGACGCGGAAACCGTCCACTGGCTGGAGCGGCACCTGCGTGAGTTCAAGGGGTCCGTCCTGATCATCACCCACGATCGCTACTTCCTCGACAACGTCACCGGCTGGATCCTGGAACTCGACCGGGGCAGGGGCATTCCCTACGAGGGCAATTACTCGGTCTATCTGGAAAAGAAGACCAAGCGCATGGAGCAGGAAGGCCGCGAGAACATGGCCCGCTCCAAGGCGATCTCGCGCGAGCGCGAGTGGATGGGCATGAGCCCGAAAGGCCGCCAGACCAAGTCCAAGGCGCGTATCCGCGCCTATCAGGATCTTGTCGCGATGCAGGAAGAGCGTCAGCCGACCATCGAGCAGATCCTCATTCCGGTCGGCGAACGCCTGGGTGCCAACGTCATCGACCTGGAAGGTGTTTCCAAGGGCTTCGGCGACCGTCTTCTGATCGAGGATCTGTCCTTCAAGCTGCCGCGCGGCGGCATTGTCGGCGTGATCGGCCCCAACGGCGCCGGCAAGTCGACGCTCTTCAAGATGCTGACCGGTCAGGAAAAGCCGGACGGCGGCAATGTCGTCATCGGCGACAGCGTCCAGCTCGGCTATGTCGACCAGTCGCGCGATGCGCTCGACCCGGACAAGACGGTCTGGGAAGAGATTTCCGGCGGTGCCGAGGTGATCTATCTCGACGACAAGGAAATCAACTCGCGCGCCTACTGCTCGTCCTTCAACTTCAAGGGCCCGGCCCAGCAAGCCAAAGTCGGCGACCTCTCCGGCGGTCAGCGCAACCGCGTGCACCTGGCAAAGGTTCTGAAGAAGGGCGCCAACGTGCTCCTGCTCGACGAACCGACCAACGACCTCGACACCGAGACGCTGGCGGCCCTGGAAGACGCGCTGGAAAACTATGCCGGCTGCGCCGTGGTCATCAGCCACGACCGCATGTTCCTCGACCGTCTGGCCACGCACATGCTCGCCTTTGAGGGCGACAGCCACGTGGAATGGTTCGAAGGCAACTTCGAGGACTACGAAAAGGACAAGGTCCGCCGCCTCGGCGCCCACGCCGCCGACCCGCGCCGGATCAAGTACAAGCCGCTGACGCGCTGA
- a CDS encoding molybdenum cofactor sulfurase, protein MTDQPALMPDEFRIAPRFKVDGKVQGVYGTPSPDDFRTAPAERLELSFEGVPGDRHAGFTRKSGGREPWYPRGTEMCNERQVSILSVDELFEIAARMEIGELKPEWIGGNILISAIANLTRIPPRTRLVFEGGTVIRVDGDNAPCRFAGAAIAANYPDREGLDLLFPKVARGLRGLVGYVEKPGVIEGGETVTAHIPEQWIYPRP, encoded by the coding sequence ATGACTGACCAGCCCGCACTGATGCCGGACGAGTTCCGGATTGCACCCAGGTTCAAGGTGGACGGGAAGGTTCAGGGTGTCTACGGCACCCCGTCCCCGGACGATTTCCGGACGGCACCCGCCGAGCGCCTGGAATTGAGCTTCGAGGGGGTTCCCGGAGACCGGCACGCAGGGTTCACCCGCAAGTCCGGGGGAAGGGAACCCTGGTATCCGCGCGGCACGGAAATGTGCAACGAACGGCAGGTGTCGATCCTGTCGGTCGACGAGCTCTTCGAAATCGCGGCCAGAATGGAGATCGGGGAACTGAAACCGGAATGGATCGGCGGCAACATCCTGATTTCCGCAATTGCCAACCTGACCCGCATCCCGCCCCGCACCCGGCTGGTGTTCGAAGGCGGTACGGTGATCCGCGTGGACGGTGACAACGCCCCGTGCCGCTTTGCAGGTGCGGCGATTGCCGCGAATTACCCCGATCGCGAGGGGCTCGATCTGTTGTTTCCGAAGGTGGCTCGGGGCCTGCGCGGCCTGGTCGGCTATGTCGAAAAGCCCGGCGTGATCGAAGGTGGCGAGACCGTGACGGCGCATATCCCGGAACAGTGGATTTATCCGCGGCCGTGA
- a CDS encoding 2-hydroxyacid dehydrogenase, whose protein sequence is MQKPDILMTKPMLPVVEEQLDDAFTVHRLHAADDPDAMLAEIGPQIRGVALSWAEVNDAFLAQFPNLEIVSSFGVGYDHVDTDACLRAKVMVTHTPDVLTDEVADTAIGLMIMTVRELGQAETWLRDGNWTKKGGYPLSQATLQGRTLGIFGLGRIGKAIARRAESFGLNIAYYGRSQQAGVDYPYHASLVSLAEACDTLMVVAPGGAETQHAVNADVLKALGPNGIVLNIGRGSVIDEDALADALESGTIYGAGLDVFEQEPCTPERLMKLPRVTLLPHVGSASQATRNAMGQLVVDNLKSWFETGKPLTAVPEMK, encoded by the coding sequence ATGCAAAAACCCGATATTCTCATGACCAAACCGATGCTTCCCGTGGTCGAGGAGCAGTTGGACGACGCCTTTACCGTGCACCGGCTGCATGCGGCGGACGACCCGGACGCGATGCTGGCGGAAATCGGTCCGCAGATCAGGGGCGTGGCGCTATCCTGGGCGGAGGTCAACGACGCGTTTCTGGCGCAATTCCCGAACCTGGAGATCGTCTCCAGCTTCGGTGTCGGCTATGACCACGTGGATACGGATGCCTGCCTGCGCGCCAAGGTGATGGTTACCCACACGCCGGATGTCCTGACGGATGAAGTGGCGGACACCGCCATCGGCCTGATGATCATGACGGTGCGCGAACTCGGCCAGGCCGAAACCTGGCTCAGGGACGGCAACTGGACGAAAAAAGGCGGCTATCCGCTCAGCCAGGCAACGCTTCAGGGGCGCACACTCGGCATTTTCGGCCTCGGGCGCATCGGCAAGGCAATCGCCAGGCGCGCCGAAAGCTTCGGTCTCAATATCGCGTATTACGGCCGCTCGCAGCAGGCCGGGGTCGACTATCCCTATCACGCAAGCCTGGTCTCTCTGGCGGAGGCCTGCGACACGCTGATGGTGGTTGCACCGGGCGGAGCGGAAACCCAGCATGCGGTGAACGCGGACGTGCTCAAGGCGCTTGGCCCCAATGGCATCGTCCTCAATATCGGCCGGGGGTCGGTGATCGATGAAGACGCCCTTGCCGACGCGCTGGAAAGCGGCACGATCTACGGTGCCGGACTGGACGTGTTCGAACAGGAGCCGTGCACGCCGGAACGGCTGATGAAGCTGCCGCGTGTCACGCTGCTGCCCCATGTCGGCTCGGCGTCGCAGGCGACCCGCAACGCCATGGGCCAGCTCGTGGTCGACAATCTGAAAAGCTGGTTTGAAACCGGCAAACCGCTGACGGCGGTCCCGGAAATGAAATAG